The genomic DNA TTCATGACCGACGAGACGAGGCCGCCGGTCAGTTTGTCCAGATCGTGAAGAATGCCGCTGGCTGCTTTTTCGCCCTTAAAAACTGTGACGGCCAATGCATCTGCACTAGCCTCGGTAAAATTGCCCGAGATTCCCGTAAATTTCATCGATACCTCAATGTAAATGGTCTGAAAACTATTAAAGCTCTTTAATATCTATAACTTATCTAAGCCTTTCTTTCAACTGTTGGGCAGTGTCTTTCGCGACCGCTTTCTTCATTTCGGTCTCGCGTTTGTCGTATAGTTTCTTGCCCTTCGCGACGCCGATCTCAAATTTTATCCGGCCGTTTTTCCAATAAATGCTGGTGATGACGAGCGTCATGCCCTTTTGCGTGGTCTCTTTTTCAAGCTTTTCGATCTCTTTACGATGGAGCAGCAGCTTTCGCGGACGCAGGACGTCGTGGTTATTGATATTGCCGTGCGAATAATGCGAGATGTGCGACCCGAACAGCCAAACCTCGCCGTCCTTGATCTGGACGTACGATTCCTTGAGCTGAATTCGGCCGGCCTGAATGCTCTTGACCTCAGTGCCGAGCAAAGCGGCACCGGCCTCGAATTTTTCAATAATGAAATATTCGTGATAGGCCTGGCGGTTATTGAGTATCTCGGTCTGCATCTTCATAGGTCAGTAGCCTGTTGTCGGTAGTCAGTAGGCAGAAGCCTACGTTTCGCCCGAAACTTTAATTGTCTAACGTCAATACAGTTACCGCAAGTACGTTGTTTGACAATCGGCCTGTCCGCCCCGTAAATTATAACTACGCTGGGAGATCGTCTAATGGTAGGACTGCAGTCTCTGGATCTGCCTATCGGGGTTCGAATCCCTGTCTCCCAGCCAAAAATTCTATGGACGGCTGGCACGAAACTGAGGTTCGCGTTCGCTATGCCGAAACCGACCAGATGGGCATTGTGCATCACGCCAATTACCTTATCTGGTTCGAGGCCGGCCGAAGCGACCTGTGCCGGGCCCGAGGCTTTTCCTACAAAGAGATGGAAGAACAGGACGACGCTCTGATGGTCGTCGCCGAAACCTACGTTCGCCACAAATCACCCGCTTATTACGAAGACGTATTAACGATCCGCACCAAGGTCGGCGAGATCCGCAGCCGCAGCCTACGCTTTTTTTACGAGGTTCACCGTTCGTCAGACGATGTGCTGATAGCCGAAGGCGAAACGAATCACGTCGTGACCGATCATGACAAGAACGTAAAACGCCTGCCCGAATACTACCGCGACCGGCTTCTTCAAAAGGCCGAAAACGCTTTTCCTGCAGGTCACGCACCCAGCTAGTTCGAAGTTCAGCGTTCAAATTCCGAGGTACAGACTCCAAGGTTTGCGGGGAGTTGGATTTCGAACTTGAAACCTTGAACTTTGAACTTTAAAACTCGACCTATGCCCGGAACCGGACGATCTGAAGTAATATTTGTCGCCGCGATGATGATCTTGATATTGATCCTCTCGATCGCGGCGGTTTACATTTTTTTCAGAACATACAAAAAGGAAATGCGCGATAAAGAGCTGAGAAAGCAGGCTAAAGATCGCGATGCGGAAACTGCACAAGTAGAATCCGACGTGTAGAGAGCAATGCCGCATCCCAACATTCTAGACCCAAAGCACACGGCACTCGTCGTCATCGACATTCAGGAGGGCTTTCGCAATGCGATACCTGATTTTGCATTGATCGCGTCGCGGGCGGCGACGGTTGTTCGCGGGTTTCAGGTTCTTGGTTTGCCGGTCTTAGTGACCGAACAGTATCCGAAAGGACTCGGGCATACGGCTGAAGAGATCAAACTCGTAATGGCTGATTCCGGCGAAGTATTTGAAAAATCGGCATTCAGCTCGTGCGGATCAGATGCGTTCGCTGCAAAGCTAGGTGAATTAGGCATCAAACAGGCCGTGATATGCGGGCTCGAAACGCATGTTTGCGTAAACCAGACCGTCCATGACCTGCTCGATCAAGGGATTCAGGTCCATGTTTTG from Acidobacteriota bacterium includes the following:
- the smpB gene encoding SsrA-binding protein SmpB, yielding MKMQTEILNNRQAYHEYFIIEKFEAGAALLGTEVKSIQAGRIQLKESYVQIKDGEVWLFGSHISHYSHGNINNHDVLRPRKLLLHRKEIEKLEKETTQKGMTLVITSIYWKNGRIKFEIGVAKGKKLYDKRETEMKKAVAKDTAQQLKERLR
- a CDS encoding hydrolase, with the protein product MPHPNILDPKHTALVVIDIQEGFRNAIPDFALIASRAATVVRGFQVLGLPVLVTEQYPKGLGHTAEEIKLVMADSGEVFEKSAFSSCGSDAFAAKLGELGIKQAVICGLETHVCVNQTVHDLLDQGIQVHVLTDCVCTRFEYNREAGLTKMLASGAISSSIEMALFELMRDSKHEQFKEIQSLIK
- a CDS encoding acyl-CoA thioesterase, translating into MDGWHETEVRVRYAETDQMGIVHHANYLIWFEAGRSDLCRARGFSYKEMEEQDDALMVVAETYVRHKSPAYYEDVLTIRTKVGEIRSRSLRFFYEVHRSSDDVLIAEGETNHVVTDHDKNVKRLPEYYRDRLLQKAENAFPAGHAPS